In a single window of the Candidatus Nanopelagicales bacterium genome:
- the serA gene encoding phosphoglycerate dehydrogenase: MTKPVVLIAEELSPATVEALGPDFEIRHCDGSDREQLLPAIADVDAILIRSATKVNAEALAAAKNLKVVARAGVGLDNVDVKAATEAGVMVVNAPTSNILSAAELAVALLLSSARNVVPANEALRRGEWKRSKYSGIELADKVVGVVGLGRIGVLVAQRLSAFGVQLIAYDPYVQPARAAQLGVRMVDLDELLASSDFITVHLPKTPETLGLIGAEALHKVKPEVRIINAARGGIVDEDALYQALVDGRVAGAGLDVYASEPCTDSPLFGLDNVVATPHLGASTDEAQEKAGISVARSVRLALSGELVPDAVNVQGGVLAEPVRPLLPLAEKLGAIACKLSASAIERIDVDVLGEAAAEDVRVLELSALKGVFGQLVDDPVSYVNAPLMAKARGVEVHLSTTPDSPDHRSVVTVRTTQVDGGQVRVAGTVVGPKDEARLVQVDGFDVEVAITDHMAFLGYVDRPGVVGKLGQILGDAGINIAGMQVGRTDAGGPALTVLTVDSAVPSSTMETIVTEIGAGFGRAVDLA; this comes from the coding sequence GTGACCAAGCCCGTAGTGCTCATAGCCGAGGAACTGTCCCCAGCGACCGTCGAGGCGCTCGGCCCCGACTTCGAGATCCGGCATTGTGACGGCTCGGACCGCGAACAACTGCTGCCCGCCATAGCCGATGTGGACGCGATCCTCATTCGTTCGGCGACCAAGGTCAACGCGGAGGCTCTGGCCGCGGCCAAGAATCTGAAAGTGGTCGCCCGTGCCGGTGTCGGACTCGACAACGTCGACGTCAAGGCGGCGACGGAGGCGGGTGTCATGGTGGTCAACGCCCCGACATCCAACATCCTCAGTGCTGCGGAACTGGCGGTCGCGCTGCTTCTGTCATCCGCCCGCAACGTCGTTCCTGCCAACGAGGCTTTGCGCCGTGGCGAGTGGAAACGCTCCAAGTACAGCGGAATCGAGTTGGCCGACAAGGTCGTCGGGGTCGTAGGACTCGGGCGGATCGGAGTACTCGTCGCGCAGCGGCTGAGCGCGTTCGGCGTGCAGTTGATCGCCTACGACCCTTACGTACAACCAGCCCGCGCGGCGCAGCTCGGGGTGCGTATGGTCGACCTCGACGAGTTGCTCGCCAGCTCGGATTTCATCACGGTGCACCTCCCCAAGACCCCGGAGACACTGGGCCTGATCGGAGCCGAAGCGCTGCACAAGGTCAAGCCCGAGGTCCGCATCATCAACGCAGCCCGCGGCGGCATCGTCGATGAGGATGCGCTCTATCAGGCACTGGTCGATGGTCGCGTCGCCGGTGCGGGACTGGACGTCTACGCCAGCGAACCGTGCACAGACTCGCCACTGTTCGGGCTGGACAACGTGGTCGCCACGCCCCACCTGGGGGCCAGCACCGATGAAGCGCAGGAGAAGGCGGGAATCTCCGTGGCGCGTTCGGTGCGCTTGGCACTGAGCGGCGAGCTGGTGCCCGACGCGGTCAACGTCCAAGGCGGTGTCCTCGCCGAGCCGGTGCGTCCCTTGCTCCCTCTGGCGGAGAAACTGGGGGCCATCGCCTGCAAACTCTCCGCATCGGCGATCGAACGGATCGACGTCGATGTTCTCGGGGAGGCGGCGGCCGAAGACGTCCGCGTCCTCGAACTGTCTGCGCTCAAAGGTGTCTTCGGCCAACTGGTCGACGACCCGGTGTCCTACGTCAACGCCCCCCTCATGGCCAAGGCCCGGGGAGTCGAGGTGCACCTGTCCACGACACCTGACAGCCCGGACCACCGTTCGGTCGTCACCGTTCGCACCACGCAGGTCGACGGCGGCCAGGTGCGCGTCGCCGGCACTGTCGTGGGTCCCAAAGACGAGGCCCGGCTGGTTCAAGTCGACGGCTTCGACGTCGAAGTCGCCATCACGGACCACATGGCTTTCCTCGGCTACGTCGACCGCCCCGGAGTGGTGGGCAAACTGGGCCAAATCCTGGGAGACGCCGGCATCAACATCGCGGGCATGCAGGTCGGTCGCACCGACGCGGGGGGCCCGGCACTGACCGTCCTCACAGTGGATTCCGCGGTCCCGAGCAGCACAATGGAAACCATCGTCACCGAGATCGGCGCGGGCTTCGGCAGGGCCGTCGACCTGGCCTGA
- a CDS encoding Gfo/Idh/MocA family oxidoreductase has translation MRDIRYAVVGFGLAGSVFHAPLIATTPGCRLAAVVARSESSRTAAATQYPSVEVVPDTDSLRNLDIDVAVVATPNATHSTIAGALIEAGIATVVDKPLATDVASALCLIESAERFGVVLTCYQNRRWDGDFATVRELAKSGRLGRVHRLESRFERWRPAVKSGWKEQPAPGSGVLWDLGPHVIDQAMVLLGPVTETRGWVRTVRSGAQVPDDAFVELRHESGAVSQLWVSLVTAAPGPRFRVLGDRAAYVKDGLDPQEDDLRRGARPGGGPWGVEATAMAGSLMTGDETVPIATVPGDYPDFYRRMTACLRGEGPVPVDPRDSLAALEVIEQISGY, from the coding sequence GTGAGGGACATTCGGTATGCGGTGGTCGGATTCGGTCTGGCCGGGTCGGTCTTCCACGCACCACTCATCGCCACGACACCCGGTTGCCGCTTGGCGGCCGTGGTCGCCAGATCCGAGTCGAGTCGGACCGCCGCCGCCACGCAGTATCCGTCTGTCGAGGTCGTGCCTGACACCGACTCTCTGCGAAACCTTGATATCGACGTCGCGGTCGTGGCAACGCCGAACGCCACTCACTCGACAATCGCGGGTGCCCTGATCGAAGCCGGGATCGCAACCGTGGTGGACAAGCCCCTGGCCACCGACGTCGCTTCGGCGTTGTGCCTGATCGAGTCGGCGGAGAGGTTCGGAGTGGTTCTGACGTGCTACCAGAACCGGCGCTGGGATGGTGACTTCGCGACCGTCCGTGAACTGGCGAAATCCGGTCGCCTGGGTCGCGTGCACCGGTTGGAGTCGCGCTTCGAACGGTGGCGACCCGCCGTGAAGTCAGGCTGGAAGGAACAACCGGCACCGGGCTCCGGTGTGTTGTGGGATCTCGGCCCGCACGTCATAGATCAGGCCATGGTGCTGCTCGGTCCGGTCACCGAGACCCGAGGATGGGTACGCACGGTCCGGTCCGGCGCGCAGGTCCCCGATGATGCATTCGTCGAACTGCGCCACGAATCGGGTGCGGTGTCCCAACTGTGGGTCAGCCTGGTGACCGCTGCGCCGGGCCCTCGGTTCCGAGTGCTCGGGGACCGCGCCGCCTACGTCAAGGACGGGCTGGATCCGCAGGAGGACGACCTCCGCAGGGGCGCGCGACCTGGCGGCGGGCCGTGGGGTGTCGAGGCGACGGCGATGGCGGGTTCGCTGATGACCGGTGACGAAACCGTGCCGATCGCCACCGTGCCCGGGGACTACCCCGACTTCTACCGTCGGATGACTGCCTGCCTACGAGGCGAAGGCCCAGTGCCAGTCGATCCCCGCGACAGTCTGGCCGCTCTGGAGGTCATCGAACAGATCAGCGGTTACTGA
- a CDS encoding NAD(P)-dependent oxidoreductase yields the protein MRICIVEPIGILGSEVQAMLPDHEVVEFDSRGMSDADLIERCRGCRVMALTSRPLSASVIDSLPDLGLIAVAFAGVDSVDTAAAESRNVLVRNAQGYANTAVAELALGFMITLARHVVTLNRSIRDGGVAQVGNELRGKTITVIGTGGIGREVMRLSEAFGMKTVPFDRDSRITLLDAISGADFVSLHVPLTPTTRGLFGTDQFTAMKTTAYLVNLARGPIVDAEALDTALGSGSIAGAALDVFDRDPPLPRDYPLLRHDNVIATPHIGFDTVEAVRKKGELTAEHIAEYVRAQHLANGSA from the coding sequence GTGAGGATCTGCATCGTCGAGCCCATAGGGATTCTTGGCAGTGAGGTGCAGGCCATGCTGCCCGACCACGAGGTCGTCGAGTTCGATTCGCGTGGGATGTCCGATGCGGATCTGATCGAGCGTTGCCGTGGGTGCCGGGTCATGGCCCTGACCTCCCGGCCGCTGTCCGCGTCAGTGATCGACAGCCTGCCGGACCTGGGATTGATCGCTGTCGCTTTCGCCGGTGTGGATTCCGTGGACACCGCCGCGGCCGAAAGTCGCAATGTCCTGGTCCGGAATGCGCAGGGCTACGCGAACACGGCTGTCGCGGAGTTGGCCCTGGGCTTCATGATCACGCTCGCGCGGCACGTCGTGACTTTGAATCGCTCCATTCGTGATGGGGGTGTCGCGCAGGTCGGAAATGAACTGCGGGGCAAGACCATCACTGTGATCGGCACCGGAGGAATCGGGCGGGAGGTCATGCGACTGTCCGAGGCCTTCGGCATGAAGACGGTTCCGTTCGACCGGGATTCGCGGATCACCTTGCTGGACGCCATCAGTGGGGCGGACTTCGTGTCCTTACACGTCCCGCTCACTCCGACAACCCGGGGACTGTTCGGCACCGATCAGTTCACCGCCATGAAGACGACGGCGTACCTGGTCAACCTGGCCAGAGGGCCGATCGTGGACGCTGAGGCCCTCGATACTGCCCTGGGCTCGGGTTCGATCGCAGGTGCAGCGCTCGATGTGTTCGACAGGGATCCGCCCCTGCCCAGGGACTACCCGCTACTTCGGCACGACAACGTGATCGCCACTCCACATATCGGCTTCGACACCGTTGAAGCCGTGCGGAAGAAGGGGGAACTGACCGCGGAGCACATTGCCGAGTACGTCCGAGCACAGCACCTTGCGAACGGCTCCGCGTGA
- a CDS encoding helix-turn-helix transcriptional regulator, with product MAARRYLPPATFVAPTGTWPEGPFGVDTPTYALVSARIAIRLKTVMTEQGLSLRAVAGPAAMDPTSLSRLLTGKVVPDLGTIAGLENTLDTDLWPGRL from the coding sequence GTGGCCGCCCGCAGGTATCTTCCGCCCGCGACCTTCGTCGCGCCGACGGGGACATGGCCGGAGGGCCCCTTCGGCGTCGACACCCCGACCTACGCACTGGTGTCGGCGCGCATCGCGATCAGACTGAAGACCGTGATGACCGAGCAGGGTCTGTCGCTGCGCGCGGTGGCCGGTCCGGCCGCTATGGACCCCACCAGCCTGTCGCGACTCCTGACTGGCAAGGTCGTGCCCGATCTCGGAACGATCGCCGGTTTGGAGAACACGCTCGATACCGACCTGTGGCCCGGGCGCCTATGA
- a CDS encoding NIL domain-containing protein: MSEHLRLTFPEERVTQPVIYHLVKDYDVVPNIRRAAIENHFGWLVLELEGDPERIQAAKVYLQQQGITIDNAEGDIVAG, translated from the coding sequence GTGTCGGAACATCTGCGGCTGACCTTTCCCGAGGAACGCGTCACCCAGCCGGTGATCTATCACCTGGTCAAGGACTACGACGTCGTACCCAACATTCGTCGAGCGGCCATCGAGAATCACTTCGGTTGGCTGGTCCTGGAACTCGAGGGCGATCCGGAGCGCATTCAGGCGGCCAAGGTCTACCTGCAGCAGCAGGGCATCACCATTGACAACGCCGAGGGCGACATCGTCGCCGGTTGA